In one Cellulomonas sp. WB94 genomic region, the following are encoded:
- a CDS encoding AzlC family ABC transporter permease, which translates to MSPDRSPAVREAIRQAVSVSLATGLYGVSFGALAVAAGLDLPQTAALSLLMFSGGSQFAFIGVLGPGGAVAAVATAGLLGTRNGLYGPQVAPLLGAHGWRRPVAAQLTIDESTAVAAAQHDRAASRAGFWWTGIGVFVLWNVFTLVGALLGDALGDPRRYGLDAAAAAAFLGLVWPRLGTRVTQTAAGLAIVVALGLTPFVLAGLRSWACRHSLPVTPSWWTPGCPRSSSPRSRSRCARRSSSW; encoded by the coding sequence GTGAGCCCCGATCGCAGCCCCGCGGTCCGGGAGGCGATCCGCCAGGCCGTGTCGGTCTCGCTCGCGACGGGCCTGTACGGCGTGTCGTTCGGGGCGCTCGCGGTCGCCGCCGGCCTCGACCTCCCGCAGACCGCAGCCCTCAGCCTCCTGATGTTCTCGGGGGGCTCGCAGTTCGCCTTCATCGGCGTGCTCGGCCCGGGCGGCGCCGTCGCCGCTGTCGCGACCGCGGGGCTGCTCGGCACCCGGAACGGCCTGTACGGTCCGCAGGTCGCTCCCCTGCTGGGCGCCCACGGCTGGCGGCGGCCCGTCGCCGCGCAGCTGACGATCGACGAGTCGACCGCCGTCGCCGCCGCGCAGCACGACCGGGCCGCGTCGCGCGCCGGGTTCTGGTGGACCGGCATCGGGGTCTTCGTGCTCTGGAACGTCTTCACGCTCGTCGGTGCGCTGCTCGGCGACGCCCTCGGCGACCCGCGGCGCTACGGGCTGGATGCGGCCGCGGCCGCGGCGTTCCTCGGACTGGTGTGGCCCCGCCTCGGCACCCGTGTCACGCAGACGGCGGCAGGGCTCGCCATCGTCGTCGCCCTCGGCCTGACACCGTTCGTCCTCGCCGGGCTGCGCTCGTGGGCGTGCAGACATTCACTTCCGGTCACTCCCTCGTGGTGGACGCCCGGCTGCCCGCGGTCGTCGTCGCCGCGATCGCGCTCGCGCTGCGCGCGCCGTTCATCGTCGTGGTGA
- a CDS encoding GNAT family N-acetyltransferase — translation MALFSEQADVSVRPAVPGDELAIAATQLAAWRDAHRVSLGETALAELDGAVFAERWAVAITSPPTRGHRVLVACEGADVVGFVAVGPLPAPEDSPLDAPGGEILALEVAPRAQRAGHGSRLLAAAVDLMREDGADHVQTWVLDGDSARAQFLASAGLGADDAIRTLASGTMADGTERQVAEHRWSAAI, via the coding sequence ATGGCGCTCTTCAGCGAGCAGGCCGACGTCTCGGTCCGCCCCGCCGTTCCCGGAGACGAGCTCGCGATCGCTGCCACGCAGCTCGCCGCGTGGCGCGACGCGCACCGGGTCTCGCTCGGCGAGACCGCCCTGGCGGAGCTCGACGGTGCGGTGTTCGCCGAACGCTGGGCGGTCGCGATCACGTCGCCACCGACGCGGGGCCACCGCGTGCTCGTCGCGTGCGAGGGAGCAGACGTCGTCGGCTTCGTCGCGGTCGGCCCGCTCCCGGCGCCGGAGGACTCGCCGCTCGACGCACCCGGGGGCGAGATCCTCGCGCTCGAGGTCGCCCCCAGGGCGCAGCGCGCCGGGCACGGCTCGCGGCTGCTCGCGGCCGCGGTCGACCTCATGCGCGAGGACGGTGCCGACCACGTGCAGACCTGGGTGCTCGACGGGGACTCCGCGCGCGCGCAGTTCCTGGCCTCGGCCGGGCTCGGAGCCGACGACGCGATCCGGACCCTGGCGAGCGGCACGATGGCCGACGGCACGGAGCGTCAGGTGGCCGAGCACCGCTGGTCCGCCGCGATCTGA
- the dapB gene encoding 4-hydroxy-tetrahydrodipicolinate reductase, translating into MSEQIKVAVLGAAGRMGATVVEAVRAASDLEVVATVDAGDDLSLLTDAGAQVAVDFTVPSATEGNVHALIDAGIHVVVGTTGWTEDSLGRVRDHLADRPGVGVVIAPNFALGAVLAMTFAARAACYFESVEVIELHHPDKVDAPSGTARHTAAAIAAARAQAGVGPSPDATTTALDGARGADVDGIRVHSVRLRGLVAHEEILLGNPGELLTIKHDSFDRVSFMPGVLHAVRRVGARPGLTVGLEHLLDLG; encoded by the coding sequence GTGAGCGAGCAGATCAAGGTTGCTGTCCTGGGTGCCGCCGGACGCATGGGTGCGACCGTTGTCGAGGCGGTCCGCGCGGCATCCGACCTGGAGGTCGTGGCCACGGTCGACGCGGGCGACGACCTGTCCCTGCTGACCGATGCCGGAGCCCAGGTGGCCGTCGACTTCACCGTTCCGTCCGCGACCGAGGGCAACGTCCACGCCCTCATCGATGCCGGCATCCATGTCGTGGTCGGAACCACGGGCTGGACCGAGGACTCGCTCGGGCGGGTGCGCGACCACCTCGCGGACCGCCCGGGGGTCGGCGTGGTGATCGCGCCGAACTTCGCGCTCGGGGCTGTGCTCGCGATGACGTTCGCGGCGCGGGCGGCGTGCTACTTCGAGTCGGTCGAGGTGATCGAGCTGCACCACCCGGACAAGGTCGACGCGCCGTCCGGCACAGCCCGGCACACGGCGGCCGCGATCGCCGCGGCGCGTGCGCAGGCGGGCGTGGGGCCGAGCCCGGATGCGACGACCACGGCGCTCGACGGGGCGCGGGGCGCGGACGTGGACGGCATCCGGGTGCACTCGGTGCGGTTGCGCGGGCTCGTCGCGCACGAGGAGATCCTTCTCGGCAACCCGGGCGAGCTGCTGACCATCAAGCACGACTCGTTCGATCGCGTGAGCTTCATGCCTGGCGTGCTGCATGCGGTGCGCCGCGTCGGTGCGCGGCCGGGGCTGACGGTCGGGCTCGAGCACCTGCTCGACCTCGGATGA
- a CDS encoding pitrilysin family protein gives MPLDLPLVAPGQPGSELTAGQDGGAHVRRSVLPGGVRVLTEHMPGLRSATVGAWVGVGSRDESDGHHGSTHFLEHLLFKGTTRRTAMDIAEAFDEVGGEANAATGKEHTCYYARVLDTDLPMAVDVIADMVTSARLDVDELETERGVILEELAMNDDDPSDVVHEQFATAVLGAHPLGRPIGGTPDTIRAVPRSAVWEHYREHYRSAGLVVTAAGGVDHDALCKQVATALADGGWDLTPDATPLGRRGADDVEGGIPTAGVEMTTHRVTEQANVIVGGTGLTATDPRRFTLSVLNAVLGGGMSSRLFQEIREKRGLAYSTYSFASGHADTGIFGVYAGCAPGKVDQVTELLVSEWERLADSGITDGELRRSIGQLSGGLVLGMEDTGSRMNRLGKAELVLGELMSLDETLEAVQSVTAAGVQELAAELASRPRSFVRIGPFGD, from the coding sequence GTGCCCTTGGACCTCCCGCTCGTCGCGCCCGGTCAGCCGGGCAGCGAGCTGACCGCCGGGCAGGACGGCGGCGCACATGTGCGCCGTTCCGTCCTGCCCGGCGGGGTCCGCGTGCTCACGGAGCACATGCCCGGTCTGCGCTCGGCCACGGTCGGGGCGTGGGTCGGGGTCGGGTCACGGGACGAGAGCGACGGCCATCACGGCTCGACGCACTTCCTCGAGCACCTGCTGTTCAAGGGCACGACGCGGCGCACGGCGATGGACATCGCGGAGGCCTTCGACGAGGTCGGCGGCGAGGCCAACGCGGCGACCGGCAAGGAGCACACCTGCTACTACGCACGCGTGCTCGACACCGACCTGCCGATGGCGGTCGACGTCATCGCGGACATGGTCACGTCCGCGCGACTGGACGTCGACGAGCTCGAGACCGAGCGCGGTGTGATCCTCGAAGAGCTCGCGATGAACGACGACGACCCGAGCGACGTCGTCCATGAGCAGTTCGCGACCGCCGTCCTCGGAGCGCACCCGCTCGGACGGCCGATCGGCGGCACCCCGGACACGATCCGGGCCGTGCCGCGCTCCGCCGTCTGGGAGCACTACCGCGAGCACTACCGCTCCGCGGGCCTCGTCGTGACCGCGGCCGGCGGCGTCGACCACGACGCGCTGTGCAAGCAGGTCGCGACGGCCCTGGCCGACGGCGGCTGGGACCTCACGCCTGACGCGACGCCCCTCGGCAGGCGCGGGGCCGACGACGTCGAAGGTGGCATCCCCACCGCCGGCGTCGAGATGACGACGCACCGCGTCACCGAGCAGGCGAACGTCATCGTCGGCGGTACCGGCCTGACGGCGACCGACCCGCGGCGGTTCACGCTCTCCGTGCTGAACGCCGTCCTCGGCGGTGGGATGTCCTCCCGGCTGTTCCAGGAGATCCGGGAGAAGCGCGGGCTCGCGTACTCGACCTACTCGTTCGCGTCGGGCCACGCCGACACCGGGATCTTCGGGGTCTATGCCGGGTGCGCGCCGGGCAAGGTCGACCAGGTCACCGAGCTGCTCGTCTCCGAGTGGGAGCGCCTCGCCGACAGCGGGATCACCGACGGTGAGCTGCGACGGTCCATCGGGCAGCTCTCGGGCGGGCTCGTGCTCGGCATGGAGGACACCGGCTCGCGCATGAACCGGCTCGGCAAGGCCGAGCTCGTGCTCGGCGAGCTCATGTCGCTCGACGAGACGCTCGAGGCGGTCCAGTCGGTCACAGCGGCCGGGGTGCAGGAGCTCGCCGCCGAGCTCGCGTCGCGCCCGCGGTCGTTCGTGCGGATCGGGCCGTTCGGCGACTGA
- a CDS encoding polyribonucleotide nucleotidyltransferase — protein MEGPEIQFAEAVIDNGRFGTRTVRFETGRIARQAAGSAVAYLDGETTLLAATTAGKHPKDQFDFFPLTIDVEERQYAAGKIPGSFFRREGRPSTEAILACRLVDRPLRPLFVKGLRNEVQVVITVLTIHPDDSYDVLAINAASISTQLSGLPFSGPVAGVRVALIDGQWVAFPRYSERERATFDMVVAGRVVGDDVAIAMIEAEAPEKSWNLIKFEGATAPTEEVVSQGIEAAKPFLRVLCAAQADLAARAAKPTQAFPVFPEYQPDAYAAVEAAVEGPLGQALSIADKQDRENRLDEVKAEVLASLADVFAGREKELSAAVRAVTKKLIRQRILTDGFRIDGRGLRDIRTLSAEVEVLPRVHGSALFERGETQILGVTTLNMLRMEQQLDTLSPETRKRYMHNYNFPPYSTGETGRVGSPKRREIGHGALAERALLPVLPSREEFPYAIRQVSEALSSNGSTSMGSVCASTLSLLNAGVPLRAAVAGIAMGLVSDTVNGETRYAALTDILGAEDAFGDMDFKVAGTREFVTAIQLDTKLNGIPASVLASALTQAKEARLAILDVINEAIDTPDEMSPYAPRVITVQVPVDKIGEVIGPKGKMINQIQAETGADISIEDDGTVYIGATDGPSAEAARAAINAIANPHMPEIGERFVGTVVKTTTFGAFVSLSPGKDGLLHISQIRKLVGGKRVDNVEDVLSVGQKVQVEIGEIDPRGKLSLHAVVDEAEGAAAAVDAGADD, from the coding sequence ATGGAGGGTCCCGAGATTCAGTTCGCCGAGGCAGTGATCGACAACGGTCGCTTCGGAACACGCACCGTCCGCTTCGAGACCGGCCGCATCGCGCGCCAGGCCGCCGGCTCGGCCGTCGCCTACCTGGACGGTGAGACGACGCTGCTGGCAGCGACGACCGCCGGGAAGCACCCGAAGGACCAGTTCGACTTCTTCCCCCTGACGATCGACGTCGAGGAGCGGCAGTACGCCGCGGGCAAGATCCCCGGCTCGTTCTTCCGCCGTGAGGGTCGCCCGTCCACCGAGGCGATCCTGGCGTGCCGCCTGGTCGACCGCCCGCTGCGCCCCCTGTTCGTCAAGGGCCTGCGCAACGAGGTCCAGGTCGTCATCACCGTCCTGACGATCCACCCGGACGACTCCTACGACGTCCTCGCCATCAACGCCGCGTCGATCTCGACGCAGCTGTCCGGCCTGCCGTTCTCGGGCCCTGTCGCCGGCGTGCGCGTCGCGTTGATCGACGGCCAGTGGGTCGCGTTCCCGCGCTACTCCGAGCGCGAGCGCGCGACGTTCGACATGGTCGTCGCCGGCCGCGTCGTCGGTGACGACGTCGCGATCGCGATGATCGAGGCCGAGGCCCCCGAGAAGTCGTGGAACCTCATCAAGTTCGAGGGTGCCACCGCGCCGACCGAGGAGGTCGTGTCGCAGGGCATCGAGGCCGCCAAGCCGTTCCTCCGTGTCCTGTGCGCCGCGCAGGCCGACCTGGCCGCGCGCGCCGCCAAGCCGACGCAGGCCTTCCCGGTGTTCCCCGAGTACCAGCCCGACGCCTACGCGGCTGTCGAGGCGGCAGTCGAGGGCCCGCTCGGTCAGGCGCTGTCGATCGCTGACAAGCAGGACCGCGAGAACCGCCTCGACGAGGTCAAGGCTGAGGTCCTGGCGTCGCTCGCCGACGTGTTCGCCGGTCGCGAGAAGGAGCTGTCCGCAGCCGTCCGCGCGGTCACCAAGAAGCTCATCCGCCAGCGCATCCTCACGGACGGCTTCCGGATCGACGGGCGCGGGCTGCGGGACATCCGCACGCTCTCGGCCGAGGTCGAGGTCCTGCCCCGCGTCCACGGCTCGGCGCTGTTCGAGCGTGGCGAGACCCAGATCCTCGGGGTCACGACGCTCAACATGCTCCGCATGGAGCAGCAGCTCGACACGCTCTCCCCGGAGACGCGCAAGCGCTACATGCACAACTACAACTTCCCGCCCTACTCGACGGGTGAGACGGGCCGCGTCGGCTCGCCGAAGCGCCGCGAGATCGGTCACGGGGCGCTCGCCGAGCGCGCGCTCCTGCCCGTCCTGCCGAGCCGCGAGGAGTTCCCCTACGCGATCCGCCAGGTCTCCGAGGCGCTCAGCTCGAACGGCTCGACGTCGATGGGCTCGGTCTGCGCCTCGACGCTCTCGCTGCTCAACGCCGGTGTGCCGCTGCGCGCAGCGGTCGCGGGCATCGCGATGGGTCTCGTCTCCGACACCGTGAACGGTGAGACCCGCTACGCGGCGCTCACCGACATCCTGGGTGCCGAGGACGCGTTCGGTGACATGGACTTCAAGGTCGCCGGCACGCGCGAGTTCGTCACGGCGATCCAGCTGGACACGAAGCTCAACGGCATCCCCGCCTCGGTCCTCGCCAGCGCGCTGACGCAGGCGAAGGAGGCGCGTCTCGCGATCCTCGACGTCATCAACGAGGCCATCGACACGCCCGACGAGATGAGCCCGTACGCGCCTCGCGTCATCACGGTGCAGGTCCCGGTCGACAAGATCGGCGAGGTCATCGGCCCGAAGGGCAAGATGATCAACCAGATCCAGGCTGAGACGGGCGCCGACATCTCGATCGAGGACGACGGCACCGTCTACATCGGCGCCACCGACGGACCGTCGGCCGAGGCTGCACGGGCCGCGATCAACGCCATCGCGAACCCGCACATGCCCGAGATCGGCGAGCGCTTCGTGGGCACCGTGGTCAAGACCACGACCTTCGGCGCGTTCGTGTCGCTCTCGCCGGGCAAGGACGGTCTGCTCCACATCTCGCAGATCCGCAAGCTCGTCGGCGGCAAGCGCGTGGACAACGTCGAGGACGTCCTCTCGGTGGGCCAGAAGGTCCAGGTCGAGATCGGCGAGATCGACCCGCGCGGCAAGCTGTCGCTGCACGCGGTCGTCGACGAGGCCGAGGGCGCTGCTGCCGCGGTCGACGCCGGAGCCGACGACTGA